One region of Wyeomyia smithii strain HCP4-BCI-WySm-NY-G18 chromosome 3, ASM2978416v1, whole genome shotgun sequence genomic DNA includes:
- the LOC129727116 gene encoding PITH domain-containing protein GA19395, producing the protein MSHNHSHGGACAHEALGIEDELEMGIQYSLYEKIDMLNVECLNEETEGSGKTVFKPYNQRLDFDKFVTSDADEELLFNIPFTGNVKLKGIIVVGANDDSHPRKMKLFKNRPKMTFDDVSACADQEFELQRDSNGVIEYSTKVVTFSSVHHLSIHFPTNYGDSNTTVYYIGLRGEFSEAHHHGVTICTYESRPNVADHKNNVFDSVNHRVQ; encoded by the exons ATGTCCCACAATCACTCACACGGTGGTGCCTGTGCCCACGAGGCGCTCGGAATCGAGGATGAGCTGGAGATGGGCATACAGTACAGTTTGTATGAGAAAATCGACATGCTCAATGTCGAGTGCCTTAACGAGGAAACGGAGGGCTCCGGTAAGACGGTGTTCAAACCTTACAATCAACGGCTGGATTTTGATAAGTTCGTTACCAGCGATGCGGACGAAGAGCTGCTGTTTAATATCCCCTTCACCGGAAATGTGAAGCTGAAAGGGATCATCGTCGTGGGTGCTAATGACGATAGTCATCCTCGGAAAATGAAGTT ATTTAAAAACAGACCAAAGATGACTTTTGATGATGTTAGTGCTTGCGCTGATCAGGAGTTCGAATTACAGCGAGATTCCAATGGGGTCATTGAATATTCCACCAA GGTTGTCACTTTTTCGTCGGTGCACCATCTATCGATTCATTTCCCTACAAATTACGGAGATTCCAACACGACCGTGTACTACATCGGACTGCGGGGAGAGTTTAGCGAAGCGCATCATCACGGTGTAACTATTTGTACGTACGAGTCGAGACCGAACGTGGCCGATCACAAGAACAACGTTTTCGATTCAGTCAATCATCGGGTGCAGTGA